The proteins below are encoded in one region of Helianthus annuus cultivar XRQ/B chromosome 2, HanXRQr2.0-SUNRISE, whole genome shotgun sequence:
- the LOC110897723 gene encoding uncharacterized protein LOC110897723 produces the protein MDRIPTVEALARRGMVVADSECCFCNSGPDSVSHLFSSCPFALSLWEKISLWCRVLNFFVLSFRDLVEIQNNGSRKESERKAVQGVIYTACWLLWKARNNLRFNGKRSSVEEIFSDVRKFSCLYWPAQFSGSCVSNKVLVKKKGTTNNATT, from the exons ATGGATCGGATCCCTACAGTGGAGGCCTTAGCCAGAAGGGGTATGGTAGTGGCGGATTCCGAGTGTTGTTTCTGTAATTCAGGGCCGGACTCGGTTTCTCATTTGTTCTCGTCGTGCCCGTTTGCGTTAAGTTTATGGGAGAAAATTAGCCTTTGGTGTCGGGTGTTGAATTTTTTTGTGCTCTCGTTTAGAGATTTGGTCGAAATTCAGAACAATGGGTCGAGAAAGGAGTCCGAGAGAAAGGCGGTGCAAGGGGTTATCTATACGGCGTGTTGGTTATTGTGGAAGGCCAGGAATAATCTTCGGTTTAATGGCAAGAGAAGCAGTGTGGAAGAGATTTTTAGCGATGTCAGGAAG TTTTCTTGTTTGTATTGGCCAGCCCAGTTTTCGGGTTCGTGTGTTTCTAATAAAGTTCTCGTTAAAAAAAAGGGTACCACTAACAATGCTACAACATAG